In the genome of Nitrospira japonica, one region contains:
- a CDS encoding DNA polymerase Y family protein has translation MDRHIAYVQIPCFGIALAQATDPVLRNRPVVLAPLHTPRALVLEASREAMQEGVRPGIPIELARRLCPNLRLIPPDLPSMRAAHRSVQRTVLPFAPAWESIGLGALFLDLTGTARCFGPPIDTVSRLGRALTRQQGLQTVIGLAGSKLVSQLAATSLTASPHILSIQAGSEQSFLAPLPAAWLPGLQHHARHVRASHILQRLEDLNLKTMGAVSSVPLVHLQSAFGAAATWLHDWASGVDPSPVRSPADQPAIEQSLGLNPDEIDDDRLLKRLYVLLENLCATLRQQGRVCRRLQLLVRHSDHQHQLAQQRLHHATCWEADLQPVLRRLFIRCFRRRVRLQHVTLQVDQLESPIDQLELFETWPASTPPVHQRLSLAVDRIRAKFGVQAVSWGAVRP, from the coding sequence ATGGATCGCCATATCGCCTACGTGCAGATCCCATGTTTTGGGATTGCCCTCGCCCAAGCCACTGACCCAGTGCTGCGGAACCGTCCTGTCGTGCTGGCCCCTCTTCATACTCCACGCGCCTTGGTCCTTGAAGCCTCTCGCGAAGCGATGCAGGAAGGCGTGAGGCCCGGCATCCCAATCGAGTTGGCCCGGCGTCTCTGTCCAAACCTACGGCTCATTCCGCCGGACTTGCCGTCAATGCGGGCGGCTCATCGCTCCGTGCAACGAACCGTTCTGCCGTTCGCGCCGGCGTGGGAATCGATCGGACTCGGAGCCCTGTTCCTGGATCTCACCGGAACGGCTCGCTGCTTCGGCCCTCCCATCGATACGGTTTCCCGCCTCGGGCGGGCATTGACCCGGCAGCAAGGATTACAGACTGTCATCGGACTGGCAGGCAGCAAGCTGGTTTCGCAGCTGGCGGCGACCTCTCTCACCGCATCACCGCACATACTCTCCATTCAAGCCGGCTCGGAACAATCGTTTCTCGCCCCCTTGCCGGCCGCATGGCTTCCAGGCCTCCAGCATCACGCGCGGCACGTGCGCGCGTCACACATTCTGCAACGGCTGGAAGACTTGAATCTGAAGACCATGGGAGCCGTTTCATCCGTACCGCTGGTTCACCTGCAATCGGCTTTCGGCGCTGCGGCCACGTGGCTGCATGATTGGGCATCGGGAGTCGATCCGTCCCCTGTGCGTTCTCCGGCCGATCAACCGGCAATCGAACAGTCGCTCGGACTGAATCCCGATGAGATCGATGACGACAGGCTGCTGAAACGTTTATATGTCCTCTTGGAGAATCTCTGCGCGACTCTTCGGCAGCAAGGGCGAGTCTGCCGGCGCCTGCAGCTCCTCGTTCGACACAGCGATCACCAGCACCAGCTCGCCCAACAACGGCTTCACCATGCGACCTGTTGGGAGGCCGATCTCCAGCCGGTCCTCAGACGTCTGTTCATCCGGTGCTTCCGGCGACGCGTCCGGCTGCAACACGTCACGCTTCAGGTCGATCAATTGGAGTCTCCGATCGACCAGCTTGAACTGTTCGAAACATGGCCGGCCTCGACGCCGCCGGTGCACCAGCGTCTCTCTCTGGCTGTGGACCGGATCCGCGCCAAGTTCGGCGTGCAAGCCGTTTCTTGGGGTGCGGTCAGGCCATGA
- a CDS encoding Yip1 family protein has product MVASARTMNLVERAKNIVCQPEAEWPVIEPEQISAQVLYTGYIMPLAAIGPVAMLIGMSLIGLEIPSIGTVRIPLPTLVPQVMVGYGLGLAAVYVLALIIDALAPTFGGKRDRMQALKVAAYGATASWVGGIFHLVPALGILGLLAGCYTLYLFSLGLPVLMKSPPERSLGYAMAIMVAAIVLTAVVGILSAVFVEFPAPGGSMSSDPVSP; this is encoded by the coding sequence ATGGTAGCTTCCGCGCGTACGATGAATCTGGTCGAGCGAGCAAAAAACATCGTGTGTCAGCCTGAGGCCGAATGGCCGGTGATCGAACCGGAGCAGATCTCCGCACAGGTGCTCTACACCGGATACATCATGCCGCTGGCCGCAATCGGGCCAGTTGCGATGCTGATCGGCATGTCCCTCATCGGCCTAGAGATCCCCTCCATTGGAACCGTGCGGATACCGCTTCCAACCTTGGTTCCCCAGGTGATGGTCGGCTACGGATTGGGATTGGCAGCTGTGTATGTGCTCGCTCTGATCATCGATGCGCTGGCGCCGACTTTCGGTGGCAAGAGAGATCGAATGCAGGCATTGAAGGTCGCGGCGTATGGCGCGACGGCTTCCTGGGTCGGCGGGATCTTTCATCTCGTGCCCGCGTTGGGCATCTTGGGGCTGTTGGCGGGATGCTATACGCTCTATCTATTTTCTTTGGGGCTGCCAGTCCTCATGAAGTCTCCGCCCGAGCGGTCTCTCGGCTATGCAATGGCGATCATGGTCGCCGCGATAGTACTGACCGCCGTCGTTGGGATACTCAGCGCCGTATTCGTGGAATTTCCGGCTCCTGGAGGTTCGATGTCGTCGGACCCGGTGTCGCCATAA
- the rpsF gene encoding 30S ribosomal protein S6, giving the protein MELYESLFIIRPSVTDEETNALIEKMKAVADKTGVQFIKAENWGRKKLAYEVRRERKGTYVYFYFKAPNNTVAELERAYRLEDNIIKFLTVHLEKELVPRRAAEAPSEEFAGGRV; this is encoded by the coding sequence ATGGAGCTCTACGAGTCTCTGTTCATTATCCGTCCGTCCGTGACCGATGAGGAAACGAACGCGCTCATCGAAAAGATGAAAGCGGTCGCCGACAAGACTGGCGTACAGTTCATCAAAGCCGAGAATTGGGGTCGAAAGAAACTCGCGTACGAAGTCCGACGGGAACGGAAGGGCACGTACGTCTACTTTTATTTCAAAGCGCCCAATAATACCGTCGCCGAACTGGAGCGAGCCTATCGGCTCGAAGACAACATCATCAAGTTTCTGACGGTTCACCTCGAGAAGGAACTCGTGCCGCGTCGGGCCGCCGAGGCGCCATCGGAGGAATTTGCCGGTGGCAGGGTTTAA
- a CDS encoding single-stranded DNA-binding protein, whose translation MAGFNKVILLGNLTRNPELRYTPNGTPVATLGLAVSRRYKQGEDLKEEVCFVDIVVFGKQAEHCGQYLSKGNGVIVEGRLQHRRWETEDGQKRSKHEVVAQTVTFMPKRGDTGGGGGGSDPAGHHEEPAYEYEDPQ comes from the coding sequence GTGGCAGGGTTTAACAAAGTCATCCTTCTCGGCAATCTCACGCGCAATCCGGAGCTGCGCTATACGCCCAACGGTACGCCGGTGGCGACGTTGGGGTTGGCGGTCAGCCGCCGGTATAAGCAGGGGGAAGATCTCAAAGAAGAGGTCTGCTTCGTGGATATCGTGGTGTTCGGTAAACAGGCCGAGCATTGCGGACAGTATTTGAGCAAAGGAAACGGCGTCATCGTGGAGGGCCGGCTGCAGCATCGACGCTGGGAAACCGAAGACGGGCAAAAGCGGAGCAAACACGAGGTTGTCGCACAGACCGTGACGTTCATGCCCAAACGAGGCGATACGGGCGGTGGCGGCGGCGGAAGCGATCCCGCCGGTCATCATGAGGAACCGGCCTACGAATACGAAGACCCGCAATAA
- the rpsR gene encoding 30S ribosomal protein S18, which yields MERERGGSGGGRGDGGGRFFQRRRPCRFCVEKGPIDFKDVGLLRNFLTERGRIVPRRISGNCLGHQRELTTAVKRARHIALISFAEER from the coding sequence ATGGAACGAGAACGAGGTGGCAGCGGTGGTGGTCGGGGTGACGGAGGCGGGCGGTTTTTCCAGCGCCGGCGCCCATGCCGTTTCTGCGTGGAAAAAGGACCGATTGATTTCAAGGACGTCGGTCTCCTGCGCAATTTTCTGACCGAGCGCGGACGTATCGTCCCGCGCCGCATCTCCGGCAACTGTTTGGGACATCAGCGTGAATTGACGACCGCGGTGAAACGCGCCCGTCATATTGCCTTGATCAGTTTCGCCGAAGAGCGATAG
- a CDS encoding YceD family protein: MLAGAAMGLLTPLIAEITAENLSLVGEVTADELGLTERDAVIRAPLSVSLDLMKADDMIAVTGVVEGTAVRQCVRCLREYDDALAFSVHAAYAREGKEATKDPHPGGRQTRTSDVRKGKPVHGKGEPVAEEEAEDDDRYFYQGDHLDLAPMLREHVILAAPMQPICREECAGLCPRCGQDLNEGPCQCPAEPVPTAFRVIRNMK; the protein is encoded by the coding sequence ATGCTGGCTGGTGCGGCGATGGGACTGCTCACACCGCTGATCGCGGAAATCACCGCCGAGAACCTCTCGCTGGTCGGAGAAGTGACGGCCGACGAACTGGGGTTGACGGAACGGGACGCCGTGATTCGCGCTCCGCTGTCGGTGAGCCTTGATCTCATGAAGGCGGACGACATGATCGCCGTCACAGGGGTCGTAGAAGGCACGGCGGTCCGGCAGTGCGTCCGCTGTCTACGGGAATACGACGACGCACTGGCATTTTCCGTCCATGCGGCATATGCACGTGAGGGTAAAGAAGCCACGAAGGATCCTCACCCAGGCGGGCGCCAGACCCGGACCTCCGATGTCCGTAAAGGCAAGCCTGTGCATGGAAAAGGTGAGCCTGTCGCGGAGGAAGAGGCTGAGGATGACGATCGATATTTTTATCAGGGCGATCACCTGGACTTGGCCCCGATGCTTCGCGAACACGTGATCCTGGCCGCGCCCATGCAGCCGATCTGCCGCGAAGAGTGTGCCGGTTTGTGCCCGCGTTGCGGCCAGGATTTGAATGAAGGACCCTGTCAGTGTCCGGCGGAGCCGGTCCCGACGGCATTCAGGGTCATCCGGAACATGAAATAA
- the rpmF gene encoding 50S ribosomal protein L32 produces the protein MPNPKHKHSRARRDKRRTQKLRVTPPGMSVCPQCHELKLPHYTCLNCGTYKGKAVIQVEEV, from the coding sequence ATGCCGAATCCGAAACATAAACATTCCCGAGCCCGACGTGACAAGCGGCGCACGCAGAAGCTGCGGGTCACGCCTCCGGGCATGTCCGTGTGCCCTCAATGCCACGAACTCAAGCTGCCGCATTACACCTGCCTCAATTGCGGAACATATAAGGGCAAGGCCGTCATCCAGGTCGAAGAAGTCTAG
- the plsX gene encoding phosphate acyltransferase PlsX, which translates to MKIALDAMGGDHGPAPCIEGALSAAQDFDVDVVLVGDEKVLADECRRLGSTDPRLSIKHAPQVVEMHESPATVARKKRDSSIWIATELVKNGEADAVVSPGNTGASMVASFFVLGLTKGVERPAIATSLPTLTGEAILLDVGANVDCTAQHLTQFAIMGNEYGKHLFRKPNPRVGLLSIGEEDSKGNEVTKEAFKILKGSALNFVGNVEGRDVYSGNADVVVCDGFIGNVALKISEGVAETIKKLLFKEISGSLLGRLAYPLIASPLRNLKRRIDYAEFGGAPLLGVNGITMICHGRSSAKAIKNAIRRAKGLAESRVDELIQRDIEESLAQSRLPEEPST; encoded by the coding sequence ATGAAAATTGCGCTCGATGCGATGGGGGGAGACCACGGTCCCGCCCCCTGTATCGAGGGCGCCCTGTCCGCCGCGCAGGATTTCGACGTAGATGTCGTACTCGTCGGTGACGAGAAGGTTCTGGCCGACGAATGCCGCCGGCTGGGCTCTACCGATCCCCGCCTATCCATCAAACACGCGCCCCAGGTCGTCGAGATGCACGAATCGCCGGCCACCGTGGCCAGGAAGAAGCGCGATTCCTCGATCTGGATCGCGACGGAGTTGGTCAAGAACGGCGAAGCCGACGCCGTCGTCAGCCCCGGCAATACCGGGGCCAGCATGGTGGCTTCGTTTTTCGTGCTGGGCTTGACCAAGGGGGTCGAACGTCCGGCGATCGCTACGAGTTTGCCGACTCTGACAGGGGAAGCCATCCTGCTGGACGTCGGTGCCAATGTCGATTGCACCGCCCAGCACTTGACTCAATTTGCCATCATGGGCAACGAATACGGCAAACACCTGTTTCGCAAGCCGAACCCCCGGGTCGGGCTTCTCAGCATCGGCGAAGAGGACAGCAAGGGCAATGAAGTGACGAAGGAGGCGTTCAAGATCCTGAAAGGGAGCGCCCTGAACTTCGTCGGGAACGTTGAGGGACGAGACGTCTATAGCGGGAACGCGGACGTCGTCGTGTGCGACGGATTTATCGGAAACGTCGCCCTCAAAATTTCCGAGGGCGTGGCCGAGACGATCAAAAAACTCCTATTCAAGGAAATCTCCGGGTCGCTGCTCGGGCGGCTCGCCTATCCGCTGATCGCCTCGCCGCTCCGAAATCTGAAGCGCCGGATCGATTACGCCGAATTCGGCGGCGCGCCGCTTCTGGGCGTCAACGGCATCACGATGATTTGTCACGGCCGTTCATCCGCCAAAGCGATCAAGAACGCCATTCGGCGCGCAAAAGGATTGGCCGAGAGCCGGGTCGATGAATTGATCCAGCGGGACATCGAAGAAAGTCTGGCCCAAAGCCGGCTGCCGGAGGAGCCGTCGACATGA
- a CDS encoding beta-ketoacyl-ACP synthase III encodes MRARITGTGSYAPPKVLTNRDLEAMVATSDEWIIERTGIRERRVAASGEACSDLAVRAAEQALRAAGVRAEDLDLILLATCTGDYPLPATACLVQHRLGAVRAAACDLSAACCGFVYALSVADAYVRTGMRHVLVIGSEVMSAILDWSDRNTCILFGDGAGAAVVSGVQGDAGILSTHLRSDGGLHELIAVPAGGSRLPLSEKVIAEKMNCVKMKGNETFKVAVRMLEEIARETLASNNLTVEDIDLYVPHQANIRILKAVAERLGLPLEKIMLNLDRYGNTSAASIPIALDEAVRQGRIKEGSLVMLGAFGAGLTWASALIRW; translated from the coding sequence ATGAGGGCGCGCATTACCGGTACCGGGTCCTATGCTCCGCCGAAGGTCCTGACCAACCGCGATCTCGAAGCCATGGTGGCTACCTCGGATGAATGGATCATCGAACGCACCGGCATCCGTGAACGGCGCGTCGCGGCATCGGGCGAGGCCTGCTCGGACTTGGCGGTGAGGGCGGCGGAGCAAGCCCTTCGTGCCGCCGGCGTTCGTGCCGAGGATCTCGACCTCATCCTTCTGGCCACCTGCACCGGCGATTATCCTCTTCCCGCCACGGCGTGCTTGGTTCAGCATCGGCTCGGAGCCGTGCGCGCAGCGGCCTGTGATCTCTCCGCCGCCTGTTGCGGGTTCGTGTATGCCCTGTCCGTTGCGGATGCGTACGTGCGGACCGGTATGCGGCATGTGCTGGTGATCGGCTCCGAGGTCATGTCGGCCATCCTCGACTGGAGCGACCGCAATACCTGTATCCTGTTCGGCGACGGGGCGGGTGCGGCGGTGGTCAGTGGTGTCCAAGGCGATGCAGGGATTCTGTCGACTCATCTCCGCTCCGACGGCGGACTGCATGAATTGATCGCCGTGCCGGCCGGAGGATCCCGGCTTCCGCTGTCCGAGAAAGTCATCGCGGAGAAAATGAACTGCGTCAAGATGAAGGGTAATGAGACGTTCAAGGTTGCGGTGCGCATGTTGGAAGAAATCGCCCGCGAAACGTTGGCATCGAACAATCTTACGGTTGAGGACATCGATTTGTACGTGCCTCATCAGGCCAACATCCGCATCTTAAAAGCGGTCGCCGAGCGTTTGGGCCTTCCACTCGAGAAGATCATGTTGAATCTGGATCGTTACGGCAATACGTCGGCGGCCTCGATTCCCATCGCGCTCGATGAAGCGGTTCGGCAAGGTCGGATCAAAGAGGGATCGCTGGTGATGCTGGGCGCGTTCGGCGCGGGGCTGACTTGGGCCTCGGCCCTCATACGATGGTAG
- the fabD gene encoding ACP S-malonyltransferase, translating to MTAGIGLIFPGQGSQSVGMGKALYEAQPALKQVYDEASSVLGYDVAALCFEGPAERLNLTEYTQPALLVSSIAALRALEPAAIKPVAVAGHSLGEYSALVAAGGLSFGDAVRIVQKRGRYMSEAVTPGTGSVAALLGLSADAVSDVCREAASAGVVQAANFNSPGQVVIAGQKAAVERAIEIAKTKGCKKAIPLPVSVPVHTPLMQSAADRLAKDLAAVSWSDLEVPVITNAEAKSLKRAAEIAPSLVRQLPSSVLWEDSVRTMAAMGVTTFVEVGPGAVLTGLIKRIVPEVATMNVNDPKSLEAAIAALR from the coding sequence ATGACTGCAGGAATCGGATTGATTTTTCCGGGCCAAGGGTCCCAGTCCGTCGGGATGGGAAAGGCACTGTATGAGGCTCAGCCCGCGCTGAAACAGGTCTATGACGAGGCCTCCTCGGTGCTGGGATACGACGTCGCGGCCTTGTGTTTCGAAGGGCCCGCCGAACGCCTAAATCTGACCGAGTATACCCAGCCGGCATTGTTGGTCAGCAGCATCGCCGCGCTTCGGGCGCTCGAACCGGCGGCCATCAAGCCGGTCGCCGTAGCCGGTCACAGCCTAGGCGAATATTCCGCGCTGGTGGCGGCCGGGGGGCTTTCGTTCGGAGACGCAGTCCGCATTGTTCAGAAACGAGGCCGGTATATGTCGGAAGCCGTGACGCCCGGCACCGGCTCGGTCGCCGCCCTGTTGGGATTGAGCGCGGATGCCGTCAGTGACGTGTGCCGCGAAGCCGCTTCGGCGGGTGTGGTTCAAGCCGCCAACTTCAATTCTCCCGGTCAAGTCGTCATCGCCGGTCAAAAAGCAGCCGTGGAACGCGCCATCGAAATCGCGAAAACAAAAGGCTGTAAAAAGGCCATCCCCTTGCCCGTCAGCGTCCCGGTCCATACGCCGTTGATGCAATCGGCCGCCGATCGGCTGGCCAAGGATCTTGCCGCGGTCTCCTGGTCGGACCTGGAAGTTCCTGTGATTACGAATGCGGAAGCCAAATCGTTGAAACGCGCGGCGGAGATCGCTCCATCCCTCGTCCGACAGCTTCCGTCGTCGGTGCTGTGGGAAGATTCGGTCCGGACGATGGCCGCAATGGGCGTCACGACGTTCGTTGAAGTCGGCCCCGGGGCCGTGCTGACCGGACTGATCAAGCGCATCGTGCCGGAGGTGGCGACGATGAACGTCAATGATCCCAAGTCGTTGGAAGCCGCGATTGCGGCCTTGAGATGA
- the fabG gene encoding 3-oxoacyl-[acyl-carrier-protein] reductase: MASLEGRVAIVTGAAQGIGRAIAESLAKAGADIVVADLDPARSKETVSAVEQAGRKALNVKVNVADANDAKAMADHVLKEWGKIDILVNNAGITRDGLLLRMKEEDWNLVLQVNLTGTFNCTKAVLQPMTKQRYGRIVNIASIVGAMGNVGQANYAASKAAVIGFSKTVAREYASRNVTVNAVAPGFIDTAMTQGLSTEVKETLQKQIPLGRLGTPQDIAAAVRFLVSEEAAYITGHVLHVNGGMLMS, from the coding sequence ATGGCATCGTTGGAAGGTCGGGTGGCGATCGTAACCGGCGCAGCCCAGGGAATCGGGCGGGCCATTGCGGAATCGTTGGCGAAAGCGGGTGCGGATATCGTGGTGGCGGATCTCGATCCGGCCCGGTCAAAAGAGACGGTTTCGGCAGTCGAGCAGGCGGGGCGGAAAGCGCTCAACGTGAAGGTAAATGTCGCGGACGCCAACGACGCGAAGGCGATGGCCGATCACGTACTCAAGGAGTGGGGAAAGATCGATATCCTGGTCAACAATGCCGGAATCACGCGCGACGGTTTATTGCTGCGCATGAAGGAAGAGGATTGGAACCTGGTCCTCCAGGTCAATTTGACCGGAACGTTCAATTGCACGAAGGCGGTCTTGCAGCCGATGACCAAACAGCGTTATGGTCGCATCGTCAATATCGCGTCGATCGTCGGCGCTATGGGAAACGTCGGACAGGCCAATTATGCCGCCTCGAAAGCGGCGGTGATCGGATTCAGCAAGACGGTCGCCCGTGAGTATGCAAGCCGCAACGTCACCGTCAATGCGGTGGCGCCGGGATTCATCGACACGGCGATGACTCAGGGATTATCGACCGAGGTGAAGGAGACCCTGCAGAAACAGATTCCTCTCGGTCGGTTGGGGACCCCGCAGGACATTGCCGCGGCCGTCCGGTTTCTGGTATCGGAGGAAGCGGCGTATATTACCGGTCACGTGCTGCACGTGAACGGAGGAATGTTGATGTCATAA
- the acpP gene encoding acyl carrier protein, protein MATVDERVKKIIAEQLGVEEDEVTSEASFVEDLGADSLDTVELVMALEEEFGIEIPDEDAEKILTVGKALDYIKEKA, encoded by the coding sequence ATGGCAACGGTAGACGAACGGGTCAAGAAAATTATCGCCGAACAGCTGGGAGTCGAAGAAGACGAAGTGACGAGCGAAGCGAGCTTCGTAGAGGATCTTGGCGCCGATTCTCTCGACACGGTCGAGTTGGTGATGGCGCTGGAGGAAGAATTCGGCATTGAGATCCCCGATGAAGACGCGGAAAAAATTCTGACGGTCGGCAAGGCATTGGACTACATCAAGGAAAAAGCCTAA
- the fabF gene encoding beta-ketoacyl-ACP synthase II, giving the protein MVERSIRRIVVTGLGLVTPLGTGVEKVWKALCAGQSGIGRITKFDPTGYDAQIAGEVKDFDPAQFIEKKEIKKMDAFIHYAVGAAQLAVDDAGLKVAPEEATKVGVYIGSGIGGLGSIEHYHTVLKDKGPGRVSPFFIPMTIINLASGQVAIRLGAKGPNSCAVTACATGNHCIGDAFRLIQRGDADVMIAGGAEAAITTLGVAGFAASKALSFRNAEPTKASRPFDKDRDGFVLGEGAGVLVLEELEHARRRGARIYAELIGYGMNSDAYHITAPSEGGEGAVRCMELALKDAGIRKDQVGYINAHGTSTMADAIETKAIKQVFGDRAFQIPVSSTKSMTGHLLGAAGGIEAVFTVLALHHGMLPPTINLDNPDPECDLDYIPHKARPASVSVALSNSFGFGGVNACLLFKNPDA; this is encoded by the coding sequence ATGGTCGAGCGATCAATCAGGCGCATCGTCGTCACCGGATTGGGGTTGGTGACGCCGCTGGGTACCGGGGTGGAAAAGGTCTGGAAGGCGTTGTGCGCCGGTCAATCCGGAATCGGCCGCATTACGAAATTCGATCCCACCGGGTACGACGCTCAGATCGCAGGCGAAGTGAAGGATTTCGATCCCGCCCAGTTCATCGAAAAGAAAGAAATCAAGAAGATGGATGCGTTCATCCACTATGCGGTCGGGGCCGCGCAGTTGGCGGTGGACGATGCGGGACTGAAAGTCGCGCCGGAGGAAGCGACCAAGGTCGGCGTGTATATTGGGTCCGGTATCGGCGGCCTCGGCTCAATCGAGCACTATCATACCGTGCTCAAAGACAAGGGGCCCGGTCGCGTGTCTCCCTTTTTCATTCCCATGACGATCATCAATTTGGCGTCGGGTCAGGTGGCGATTCGGCTCGGGGCGAAGGGGCCGAACTCCTGCGCGGTGACCGCTTGTGCGACGGGTAATCACTGCATCGGCGATGCATTCAGGTTGATTCAGCGGGGCGATGCCGACGTGATGATCGCAGGGGGGGCCGAGGCGGCGATTACGACGCTCGGGGTGGCGGGATTTGCCGCCTCCAAGGCGCTTTCGTTCCGCAATGCCGAACCCACCAAGGCCAGCCGTCCGTTCGACAAAGACCGCGACGGGTTCGTCCTGGGTGAAGGGGCCGGCGTGCTGGTTTTGGAAGAGCTCGAACACGCGAGGCGTCGCGGCGCCCGCATCTATGCCGAGCTCATTGGATACGGCATGAACAGCGATGCCTATCATATTACTGCGCCGTCCGAAGGGGGGGAGGGTGCCGTCAGGTGCATGGAACTGGCCCTCAAGGACGCCGGGATTCGCAAAGACCAAGTCGGCTACATCAACGCTCACGGTACGTCGACGATGGCGGACGCCATTGAAACCAAGGCGATCAAGCAGGTCTTCGGGGACCGCGCATTTCAAATTCCCGTGAGTTCGACGAAATCCATGACGGGGCATCTGCTCGGTGCAGCCGGTGGCATCGAGGCTGTATTCACCGTGCTCGCCCTGCATCACGGGATGCTGCCTCCCACCATCAACCTTGATAACCCCGATCCCGAATGCGACCTCGACTACATTCCCCACAAGGCCAGACCCGCGTCGGTGTCCGTCGCCTTGTCGAATTCCTTCGGATTCGGCGGCGTCAACGCGTGCCTGTTGTTTAAGAACCCCGACGCGTAG
- the rnc gene encoding ribonuclease III, protein MTPTNSIDVLQQSLAYQFADAALLQEALTHSSYVHERRPIGAAHNERLEFLGDAVLSLVISEYLASRLSHCSEGALSKLKAKLVSESSLVRVARRIKLGEHLRLGRGEERSKGREKQSLLSDAVEAVIAAVHLDGGYGASRAVTLRLFEDELRSSTDQGTYPGAEDFKTQFQEWCQKRHEMLPRYDIVRETGPDHNKVFEVVVVVKDEPVGQGTGRSKKEAEQSAARQALQRLER, encoded by the coding sequence ATGACGCCCACCAATTCGATCGACGTCTTACAGCAATCCTTGGCCTACCAATTTGCCGACGCAGCTCTTCTGCAGGAGGCCTTGACGCACTCCTCGTACGTTCATGAGCGGAGGCCGATCGGTGCAGCCCATAATGAGCGGCTCGAATTCTTGGGCGATGCCGTGCTGTCGCTGGTGATCAGCGAATATCTGGCCTCGCGGTTGTCCCATTGTTCGGAAGGAGCGTTGTCGAAACTCAAGGCCAAGCTCGTGAGTGAGTCCTCGCTGGTACGGGTCGCCAGGCGAATCAAGCTGGGCGAGCATCTCAGGCTAGGTCGTGGAGAGGAGCGTTCCAAAGGACGCGAAAAGCAATCCCTGCTGTCCGACGCAGTGGAAGCGGTCATTGCCGCCGTTCATCTGGACGGAGGATATGGGGCGAGCCGCGCGGTGACGCTGCGTCTGTTTGAGGACGAACTTCGTTCGTCCACCGACCAGGGAACGTATCCCGGCGCTGAGGATTTCAAGACCCAATTCCAGGAGTGGTGTCAGAAACGGCACGAGATGCTTCCTCGCTACGACATTGTTCGAGAAACAGGGCCGGATCACAATAAGGTGTTCGAGGTTGTCGTTGTGGTGAAGGACGAGCCCGTCGGGCAGGGGACGGGACGGAGTAAGAAAGAGGCGGAGCAGTCCGCCGCGAGGCAGGCGTTGCAGCGGCTCGAGCGATAG
- a CDS encoding peptidylprolyl isomerase, translating to MMQMWKRLMVGACLGAGLIAGAWNAEGADKMSGKAETSPRAIIKTKFGDMEIAFFPDKAPKHVENFLKLAKSGFYNGTIFHRVIPGFMIQGGDPNTKDVNKPETYGQGGPNERLKAEFNDIPHRRGIVSMARTNDPNSAGSQFFIVVKDSNFLDNQYTVFGEVVKGLEVADQIANLPRNPRDLPTERVEMTITLVN from the coding sequence ATGATGCAGATGTGGAAGCGGTTGATGGTAGGCGCGTGTCTCGGGGCAGGCCTCATTGCGGGAGCTTGGAATGCGGAGGGTGCCGACAAGATGTCCGGCAAGGCTGAAACGTCGCCAAGGGCGATCATCAAAACGAAGTTCGGCGACATGGAGATTGCGTTCTTTCCGGACAAGGCTCCCAAACATGTCGAGAATTTCCTGAAGCTGGCCAAGTCGGGATTTTACAACGGGACGATCTTTCACCGTGTGATTCCCGGCTTTATGATTCAAGGGGGCGATCCCAATACCAAAGACGTGAACAAACCCGAGACCTACGGCCAGGGCGGGCCGAACGAGCGGCTGAAGGCCGAGTTCAACGACATCCCGCATCGCCGCGGCATCGTGTCGATGGCGCGGACGAACGATCCCAACAGCGCCGGGTCACAGTTTTTCATCGTCGTGAAGGACTCGAATTTCTTGGACAATCAATACACGGTATTCGGCGAAGTCGTGAAAGGCCTCGAAGTGGCCGATCAGATCGCCAACCTGCCGAGAAATCCCCGCGACCTTCCGACCGAGCGGGTGGAAATGACGATTACCCTGGTGAATTAG